The following proteins are encoded in a genomic region of Nomascus leucogenys isolate Asia chromosome 17, Asia_NLE_v1, whole genome shotgun sequence:
- the LOC100606622 gene encoding zinc finger protein 92 isoform X2 — translation MCSHFAQDVWPEQSIKDSFQKVILRTYGKYGHENLQLRKDHKSVDACKVYKGGYNGLNQCLTTTDNKIFQCDKYVKVFHKFPNVNRNKIRHTGKKPFKCKNHGKSFCMLSQLTQRKKIHAREYSYKCEECGKAFNWSSTLTKHKIIHTGEKPYKCEECGKAFNRSSNLTKHKIIHTGEKPYKCEECGKAFNRSSTLTKHKRIHTEEKPYKCEECGKAFNQFSILNKHKRIHMEDKPYKCEECGKAFRVFSILKKHKIIHTGEKPYKCEECGKAFNQFSNLTKHKIIHTGEKPYKCDECGKAFNQSSTLTKHKRIHTGEKPYKCEECGKAFKQSSTLTEHKIIHTGEKPYKCEECGKAFSWSSAFTKHKRNHMEDKPYKCEECGKAFSVFSTLTKHKIIHTREKLYKCEECGKAFNQSSIFTKHKIIHTEGKSYKCEKCGSAFNQSSNLTAHKIIYTGEKPYKYEECDKAFNNFSTLITHQIIYTGEKPCKHECGRAFNKSSNCTKDKLQT, via the coding sequence atgtGTTCTCATTTTGCCCAAGATGTTTGGCCAGAGCAGAGCATAAAAGATTCTTTCCAAAAAGTGATACTGAGAACATACGGAAAATATGGACATGAGAATTTACAGCTAAGAAAAGACCATAAAAGTGTGGATGCATGTAAGGTGTACAAAGGAGGTTATAATGGGCTTAACCAATGTTTGACAACTACTGAcaacaaaatatttcaatgtgATAAATATGTGAAAGTCTTTCATAAATTTCCAAATGTAAATAGAAATAAGATAAGACATACTGGAAAGAAACCTTTCAAATGTAAAAACCATGGCAAATCATTTTGCATGCTTTCACAATTAACTCAACGTAAGAAAATTCATGCTAGAGAGTAttcttacaaatgtgaagaatgtggtaaAGCCTTTAACTGGTCCTCAACActtactaaacataagataattcatactggagagaaaccctacaaatgtgaagaatgtggcaaagcttttaaccggTCCTCAAATCttactaaacataaaataattcatactggagagaaaccctacaaatgtgaagaatgtggcaaagcttttaaccggTCCTCAACCCTTACTAAACATAAAAGAATTCATACAgaagagaaaccctacaaatgtgaagaatgtggcaaggcCTTTAACCAGTTCTCGATTCTTAataaacataagagaattcatatgGAAGataaaccctacaaatgtgaagaatgtggcaaagcctttagagTATTCTCAATTCTTaaaaaacataagataattcatactggggaaaaaccatacaaatgtgaagaatgtggcaaagcctttaaccagTTCTCAaaccttactaaacataagataattcatactggagagaaaccctacaaatgtgatgaatgtggcaaagcctttaaccagTCCTCAACCCTTACTAAACATAAAAGGATTCATACGGGagaaaaaccctacaaatgtgaagaatgtggcaaagcttttaaacAGTCCTCAACCCTTACtgaacataagataattcatactggagagaaaccctacaaatgtgaagaatgtggcaaggcCTTTAGCTGGTCCTCAGCTTTTACTAAACATAAGAGAAATCATATGGAAGATAAAccatacaaatgtgaagaatgtggcaaagcctttagtgTATTCTCAACCCttactaaacataaaataattcatactAGAGAAAAactctacaaatgtgaagaatgtggcaaagcctttaaccagTCCTCAATTTTTactaaacataagataattcacaCTGAAGGGAAATCctacaaatgtgaaaaatgtggcaGTGCTTTTAACCAGTCCTCAAACCTTACTGCACATAAGATAAtttatactggagagaaaccgtaCAAATATGAAGAATGTGACAAAGCCTTTAACAACTTCTCAACCCTTATTACACATCAGATAAtttatactggagagaaaccctgcAAACATGAATGTGGCAGAGCCTTTAACAAATCCTCAAATTGTACTAAAGACAAACTACAAACCTGA